Proteins found in one Streptococcus anginosus subsp. whileyi MAS624 genomic segment:
- a CDS encoding YneF family protein, whose amino-acid sequence MNLLLAILLIIVAFFGGMLAGMYLVRKQIEKEFADNPRLNIDAVRTMLSANGQKPNEAKVQQVYRQIKNQQKAALENAKKKK is encoded by the coding sequence ATGAATTTACTATTAGCTATTTTGTTGATTATTGTGGCTTTTTTTGGTGGCATGCTCGCTGGAATGTATCTAGTTCGCAAACAAATTGAAAAAGAATTTGCAGACAATCCACGTTTGAATATTGATGCGGTTCGTACAATGCTATCTGCAAATGGACAAAAACCAAATGAAGCAAAGGTACAACAAGTGTATCGTCAAATTAAAAATCAACAAAAAGCAGCACTTGAAAATGCTAAAAAGAAAAAATAA
- the racE gene encoding glutamate racemase encodes MDNRPIGFLDSGVGGLTVVRELMRQLPHEEVIYIGDSARAPYGPRPADQIREYTWQLVQFLLTKNVKMIVLACNTATAVVWEEIKEKLDIPVLGVILPGASAAIKASQHGTIGIIGTPMTIQSDIYRQKIERLLPEVEVTSLSCPKFVPLVESNELSSSITKKVVYESLMPLKGKVDTLVLGCTHYPLLKPIIQNVMGPTVKLIDSGAECVRDISVLLNYFEINHSREGELPQHRFFTTANAKSFAEIAETWLNKEINVEHVTL; translated from the coding sequence ATGGATAATCGACCAATTGGTTTTTTAGACTCAGGAGTGGGCGGTTTGACAGTTGTTCGTGAATTGATGCGGCAGCTTCCACATGAGGAAGTGATTTATATCGGTGATTCTGCACGTGCGCCTTATGGACCAAGACCAGCAGATCAGATTCGCGAATATACATGGCAATTAGTGCAATTTCTTTTAACTAAAAATGTCAAAATGATTGTTCTTGCCTGCAATACAGCTACTGCTGTGGTTTGGGAAGAAATCAAAGAAAAATTGGATATTCCAGTTTTGGGAGTGATTTTACCGGGAGCTAGTGCAGCAATTAAAGCCTCTCAACATGGGACGATTGGCATTATTGGAACGCCAATGACGATTCAATCAGATATTTATCGGCAAAAAATCGAACGTCTCTTACCGGAAGTGGAGGTGACAAGTCTTTCTTGTCCCAAGTTTGTCCCACTGGTAGAGTCTAACGAGCTGTCGTCTAGCATTACGAAAAAAGTGGTCTATGAGAGTTTGATGCCGTTAAAAGGTAAGGTAGATACTTTAGTGCTAGGCTGTACGCATTATCCTTTGCTAAAACCAATCATTCAAAATGTAATGGGACCAACAGTGAAACTGATTGATAGTGGAGCAGAATGCGTGCGGGACATTTCTGTTTTGCTCAATTATTTTGAAATCAATCACAGCAGAGAAGGAGAACTTCCTCAACACCGCTTTTTTACAACAGCAAATGCGAAAAGTTTTGCTGAAATTGCAGAAACGTGGTTAAATAAAGAAATAAATGTGGAGCATGTGACCTTATGA
- a CDS encoding nucleoside-triphosphate diphosphatase, which produces MSSKIYEYKDTQDWYVGEWSPYGGGFYFKDVVSEELSRMEEGLRQLVVEEQSFSVAVIQYNSIMSFVQFVLQMINENQDSQFQAQFHKGAILITEKGQLVLVHLPKNGIQLNDFFSQKNLSGLTVGDTILVATRNEGKTAEFRKIFEKLGYKIENLNDYPDLPEVAETGMTFEENARLKAETISKLTGKMVLADDSGLKVDALGGLPGVWSARFAGNDATDLENNAKLLHELAMVFDLKDRSAQFHTTLVVASPDKESLVVEADWPGYINFEPKGENGFGYDPLFLVGETGKTSAELTMEEKNAQSHRAQAVQKLVEVFPTWQNKPSS; this is translated from the coding sequence ATGAGTAGCAAAATTTATGAGTATAAAGATACCCAAGATTGGTATGTTGGAGAATGGTCTCCCTATGGTGGTGGATTCTATTTTAAAGATGTCGTTTCAGAAGAATTGAGTCGCATGGAAGAAGGGCTCCGTCAATTAGTAGTTGAAGAGCAGTCTTTTTCTGTTGCAGTGATTCAATATAATTCCATAATGTCTTTTGTTCAATTTGTCCTGCAAATGATTAATGAAAATCAAGATTCACAGTTTCAGGCACAATTTCACAAGGGCGCTATTCTGATTACGGAAAAGGGACAGTTAGTTTTAGTGCATTTGCCTAAAAATGGGATTCAGCTGAATGATTTCTTTTCTCAGAAAAACTTGTCAGGTTTGACAGTCGGAGATACGATTTTAGTCGCTACTCGCAATGAAGGAAAAACTGCTGAATTTCGTAAAATATTTGAAAAATTAGGCTACAAAATTGAAAACCTGAATGACTACCCTGATTTGCCAGAGGTAGCAGAAACTGGGATGACTTTTGAAGAAAATGCTCGTTTGAAAGCAGAGACCATTTCTAAGCTGACTGGCAAAATGGTATTGGCGGATGACTCAGGCTTAAAAGTGGATGCACTAGGTGGTCTTCCTGGAGTTTGGTCTGCTCGCTTTGCTGGAAATGATGCAACAGACTTAGAAAACAATGCAAAATTGCTACATGAATTAGCAATGGTTTTCGACTTGAAAGATCGCTCTGCGCAGTTTCATACCACTCTGGTAGTGGCAAGTCCTGACAAAGAAAGTCTGGTCGTAGAGGCTGACTGGCCAGGCTATATCAATTTTGAGCCGAAAGGTGAAAATGGATTTGGCTATGATCCTTTATTTTTAGTAGGTGAAACAGGCAAAACATCTGCAGAATTAACAATGGAAGAAAAAAACGCTCAATCACATCGAGCTCAAGCAGTTCAAAAATTAGTGGAGGTATTTCCAACATGGCAAAACAAACCATCATCGTAA
- a CDS encoding metallophosphoesterase, whose translation MAKQTIIVMSDSHGDRAIVEEIKTYYLGKVDAIFHNGDSELPSDDEVWQGIYVVAGNMDFYGGYPDRLVTDLNGTIIAQTHGHLQQINFGFQKLDLWAQEVNADICLYGHLHIPDAWMEGKTLFLNPGSISRPRGVINERLYAKVEISDDAFQVDYYTRQHELYSRLSKEFTR comes from the coding sequence ATGGCAAAACAAACCATCATCGTAATGAGTGATTCTCATGGAGATCGTGCTATTGTAGAAGAGATAAAGACCTATTATCTAGGAAAAGTAGATGCTATTTTTCATAATGGTGATTCTGAGCTGCCAAGTGATGACGAAGTGTGGCAAGGAATTTACGTTGTAGCAGGGAACATGGATTTCTATGGTGGGTATCCAGACCGTTTAGTGACAGACTTAAACGGCACCATTATTGCGCAAACTCACGGACATCTTCAACAGATCAATTTTGGTTTTCAAAAATTGGATCTCTGGGCACAAGAGGTAAATGCAGATATTTGTTTGTATGGGCATTTACATATTCCAGATGCGTGGATGGAAGGAAAAACACTCTTTTTAAATCCAGGTTCTATCAGCCGACCGCGCGGTGTTATCAATGAGCGACTTTATGCTAAGGTAGAGATTAGTGATGATGCATTTCAAGTGGACTATTATACGCGTCAACACGAACTGTATTCTCGCCTATCAAAGGAGTTTACTCGATGA
- the cbpB gene encoding cyclic-di-AMP-binding protein CbpB — MIAKEFENFLLQQEDTFLTPAENLAVLIDTHNADHAILLLSQMTYSRVPVVTDQKKFVGTISLTDILSYQMQHEIPDEEFMTTDIVHMAKKDDLTVDPDFTLTEVLHKLVDESFLPVVDRDNTFQGIITRKSILKAVNALLHSFANEYEIHPK; from the coding sequence ATGATTGCCAAAGAATTTGAAAATTTTCTCTTACAGCAAGAAGATACTTTTTTAACACCGGCAGAAAACTTGGCTGTTTTAATTGATACTCACAATGCTGATCATGCTATTTTGTTGTTGAGTCAGATGACCTATTCGCGAGTACCCGTTGTGACAGATCAGAAAAAGTTTGTTGGAACTATTTCGCTGACAGATATCTTGTCTTACCAAATGCAGCATGAAATCCCTGATGAGGAATTTATGACAACGGATATTGTTCACATGGCGAAAAAAGATGACCTGACAGTCGATCCGGATTTTACATTGACAGAAGTGCTGCATAAGTTAGTAGACGAGTCCTTCTTGCCAGTTGTTGATCGGGACAATACATTTCAAGGAATTATTACACGCAAATCTATCCTAAAAGCAGTTAATGCTCTTTTGCATAGTTTTGCGAATGAATACGAGATTCATCCAAAATGA
- the xerD gene encoding site-specific tyrosine recombinase XerD, producing the protein MKEEITTFLEGKNLSDNSKTAYFYDLEQFVDVTHAKITETNLRIYQASIADFKPSVQKRKLSAVNQFLHYLYKQRLISDFYRLELPKVGIPKEHDAEILDLSDFYADTNQYNGRLIALLILEMGLLPNEILQLKVADVNLDFQIIRIEKAGQKRIVPIPDQLIGELETTLEGTYLLEKNGKSYSRQWGFRQLEAFLIEKKQAALSAQSLREQYILRQREKGVEIYEIARNLGLKTMMTLEKYR; encoded by the coding sequence ATGAAAGAAGAAATAACAACCTTTTTAGAAGGAAAAAATTTATCTGATAATTCAAAAACAGCTTATTTTTATGATTTGGAGCAATTCGTAGATGTGACCCATGCAAAAATTACAGAGACCAATCTGCGGATTTACCAAGCTTCTATCGCTGACTTCAAACCTTCTGTTCAAAAACGAAAATTATCTGCTGTCAATCAATTTTTGCATTATTTATATAAGCAACGATTGATTTCAGACTTTTATCGTTTGGAGTTGCCAAAAGTGGGAATCCCGAAAGAACATGATGCGGAAATTTTGGATTTGTCTGATTTTTATGCAGATACAAATCAATACAACGGTCGTTTAATTGCCTTACTTATTCTAGAAATGGGGCTTTTACCAAACGAAATTTTGCAGTTGAAGGTAGCAGATGTCAATCTGGATTTTCAGATTATTCGCATTGAGAAAGCAGGTCAAAAGCGCATTGTGCCCATTCCAGACCAGTTGATTGGAGAACTGGAAACAACTCTGGAAGGAACTTATTTGTTAGAAAAGAATGGGAAAAGCTATTCGCGGCAATGGGGCTTTCGTCAATTAGAAGCTTTTTTGATTGAAAAAAAACAAGCTGCTTTATCAGCTCAGAGTTTGCGGGAGCAATATATTTTACGTCAGCGAGAAAAAGGTGTAGAAATATATGAAATTGCGCGCAATTTAGGCTTGAAAACAATGATGACATTGGAAAAATATAGATAA